TTGACAGAAAAGGTAAATGATCTGACGATTAGAAAAGGCAAGAAAAAAGGGGACTTAGAGGAGATGTGCCGAAAGCTCGATAGTGAGATAGAACTGTTGATCATTATGGGGGGAGATGGGACGGTGCACGAATGTGTGAACGGATTAAATGAATTAACTGTTCCTCCTCTAATAGCGATCATTCCAACAGGCACATGTAATGATTTTGCCAGAGCATTAAACCTCCCTTTAACAGTTGCTGAAGCTGCAATTGTAGCGATTAATGGGCAGAAACAAAACATTGATACAGGCCGTGTCAATGATCGCACGTTTACTAATTTTGCTGGAACAGGTTTGATTGTTGATACATCCGAAAATATTAACGAAGAGACGAAAGCATTAACCGGACCACTCAGTTATTTAATCAGCGCTGTTAAAACAGCCAGTGAATCTCGGTCATTTCACTACGAGATAGTCATTGATGGCGAAACGATGAACGGGGAAGCAGTACTAATCGCTGTAGTGAACGGCCGCTTTATCGGGACATACGAACTTCCCTTTCATAACTTATCCGTCCAAGATGGGCGTTTAAATGTGTTTTTAGTGAAAGAAGGCGGATTAGCTGTCTTTAAAGAATGGATTCAGCGTAAAGCTTTTGATGCCTTACCAGATGAAACGACTGTTATTGCCAAGACAGCTAAAACCATCACTCTTAAAACAACTGAAACAGAAAAAGTAGATACAGATGGCGACGTTTATTTGCAGACACCGATTGAGATAAGCATAGGCAGACCGTTCACCTTTATGACGGATGCCACCAGTCTATAAGTTGGCAGACGTACCGATAAGGCTTTTGACTTAGTTTAAATATAGATAAAGACGGTTATTGCTACAAAGAACGAAAAAAATACGTTATTTCTAAGGAGGTATTATCAATGCTTTGGACAATCATCAGCATTTTAATATTATTTTGGCTCGTAGGACTTGTCCTTGATTTAGTAGGCGGATTAATTCATCTTATCTTGGTCGTGGCTCTTATTGTGTTTATTGTGAAAATGATTAGAGGGAGAGGATGAAGGAGAGGGTTAGGGTGATGAAGTGAGGGCACGACCCAAAATCGTGTTCCTCTAGAGTGTCATTTGAATGCTGACTTACTACATTAATATGCTATTCATGGAAACGATCATACAAAATTATCGTGTACATAAAACGTATGCGTATCGGTCATTTTACAATGAAGAACTAAAAATGTGAACTATTATAAGTTTATGCTTTTACTGCAGAATACTAAACCTCATATAAGAAGTCCTCCCCTACCTTTGCAAAATTGATGGGAAATCGTCTTCATTCGTAATCGCAATAAAAAAGTGACTGGCTACCCATTTTGAGGAAAGCTGGCACGTTAAGTGACCAAAAGGTTGTTCGTATTTATGGTATGAGGTAGGAGATTGATGTCTTCTTCAAAAAGCAAAATCCTTTTAAAAATGCAGAAAGAGTTTCAAAATCGCTCTAGGACATCTGTACAAATTACTCCCCTAAAAATTTAAAAAAGCATAATTATAGGTTTATATCAGTTTTTATAATGATTCATAAGGTTCAGAATTTTATCTTTTATCTCTAATACTAAAGCTTCTGGTTGTTCGACTGAAGCATCTGTGCCACAACTCAGAAAAAAATCAGCAGCCCAGGAAATAAAATCGTCGTTTATCTTTGAATCTATCGTACCTGTTCCATCTGAATGAACGAATAATAATTTTGATAACCAAAAGTCTGACTCACACCGCTTCACACCTCTACGATTTAACTTCACAACAAACGGAAGGGTATTGTCGTGCTCATCAAAAGAATTCAGATACTGATGAATTGTATGCTTCGATATGTTCTTTTTAGGCTTTATATCTACAGCATTCGATAAATTTTTGATTCTATCTACTCTAAATAGTCGAACTTCCTTCGTTTTATAACAATACGCCGGACAGTACCATAGCCCATTCATACTATAAATTCCAATCGGCTGAATGTCTCTTTGAGTGTTTCTTTCTTTTGAATCATAGTTAATCGACAGTACGTTTTGTTCAAGCGCATGTTCTAAAAGCTCACTCAAGTAAGGAACCGGTAAATCCTTACTTGGTGTCCAAAAGGTTATCCGGTTCTTCAGTTCATTAATTTTTTGTTTCAGATCATTAGGTAAATTTTGATAAAATTTTTTTAAAGCGGAAATGGATTCGGTTTCGAACGGCAACGATGAATAGTATTGCAGTGATTGATAAGCAAAAAACATTGCTACCGCTTCGTTTTCAGAGAAAGAAATTGGTGGAAGAGTCCGTTCTTTTAAAATCTGATACCCTCCATTTGCCCCTACCTCAGAATACAAAGGCAATCCTGCTTCCGAAAGTTCTTGTAAATCTCTTAATATCGTTCTTTTTGAAACATTAAATTCATTCGCCAGTTCACCGACTGTAAATTTCTTTTTAGTATTTATCGTCATCATGAGTTCAATAAGCCTTCTTGATTTAGACATTAATATCACCCTTCATTCGTCAAATGGGAATTATTTTTAGTTTATCACAGAACAATGACAAGAACTGTCACTATTCAATGGTATATTAAATTTGAAAGAGAGGCCTCTCTTCAATTTCAGGAATGAAAGGGAGATAAATATGAATGGTCGACAACAAAATGTAATGGAATTAGTTGTTTTCAAATTAAATCCAAAAGAAGACATTGCAGTATTTCAAGAAGCTGCCACTAAAATGACTCATCTATTAAAAGAAGAAGTACCTGGATTTATCGAACGCAGTTTATTACATACTGCGGAGAAAGATCAGTGGGTCGATGTCGTCTATTGGTCCACGATGGAGCATGCGTTAGCAGCTATCGATGTATTAAAATCGAAAGAAGAATTTCAATCCTTTGTATCTAAAATTGATATGCAACAAACATCCATGTATCACCTGATGCCAATGGAGCTATAATTTATTAAAGAAGATTCTGTAGAGAAAGCTTTTTTCTCTACAGAATACTTAAAGGAGCGGGCACAGTTATGGCAGAAGCACTGAAAGACATGTATAATGAATCGTTTTTTACGCAATTTTGCACAATTGTAAAACAAGAGTATCACGAATTTGATTCCGATCTATTTTTAAATTTGATTTTTGATGACGACTGGGAAAACAAAGAGTTAAAGCAAAGAATTCGTCATATTTCACATGCGTTATCAACAACTTTACCCCCTTCTTATCCAGAGGCAATAAAGGTATTAACAAAAATATCTTCTGACTGTATAGGCTTTGAATACTTATTTTTTCCTGATTTTATAGAAAAATACGGTCTCATGGATTGGGACGTATCCATTACAGCCTTAAAACAATTTACATCATCATCGAGTTCAGAATTTGCCGTCCGGCCTTTTATTGAACATGATCCTCAAAAAATGATGCCAATTCTAGAGCAATGGGCCCAAGATAAAGATCACCATGTGCGAAGATTAGCTAGCGAGGGTTGCAGGCCAAGGCTTCCATGGGCTAAACCTTTAAAAATATTTAAGCACGATCCAACTGCAATTCTTCCAATTCTAACTCTCTTAAAATCGGATGAAAGTGACTATGTTCGTAAAAGCGTTGCTAATAATTTAAATGACATTTCAAAGGACCACCCCGACTTAGTTAAAAAGATATTCTTAGAGTGGAAAGGTCAACATCCACATACGGATTGGATTATAAAACATGGTGCAAGAACCTTATTAAAAAAAGCTGATCCTGAGGTACTAAGTATATTTGGGTTTGATCCCGAAGCAAACGTTCAAATCAATGATCTTTCTGTCTCACTTTACCACTTGGCGATAGGTGACACTTTTACGTTTCAGTTTAAGTTAATCAATCATTCCCTTCACTCTCACAAATTAAGAGTCGAATATGCGATAGATTTTGTGAAAGCAAATGGGAAAGTTTCTCGAAAAATATTTAAAATGACGGAGAATACATATAAAAGTGGTGAAGTAACTTTTCTTAGAAATCATTCATTTAAAGATCTATCAACAAGAAAACATTACGAGGGTGAACATCGCTTGTCTATTGTTATTAATGGAAAAGAAATGGCTGAAACTTTTTTTCAATTGAATTCGCATTAATCAGATAGGACATGATCATTTTTGTCATCAAAAAAGTGCCTATTTCCCAACAAATTAAGTGAATTGGAATACACGGACTGTGATTTACTCCATTTAGTCCTGATTAATGATTACTAATAGAGGACAAGAGTCATTAGAAAAAGCCCTTTTCTCATAATTAGGGGCTTTTTTATTCAACGGTTAATGTCTGATTGAAGCGATATCGTAAGGAATTTAAGGAGTTGAAGGACTATCTTTTGGCATTGAACAAACGATCGTGTTGGTTCACCTCACTGAAATATTAACGACAGTGGTAGCTTGATTCATCAGATCAATTAATGTTGAAAATGCATTTAAAGTTATCTTTAATGTAGCGAAAAAGTTACGAACATTTATCTTGCTCAAGTGAGTGTCTTGTGAGAGACTAATTAAAACGAACAGCAGAATGAGTGTTGCATGAAGCAGGAGGCTATTGTTCGCTTTGCTGATTATTTTCATATCATTTGAGTAACGAGGTGAGTAACATGGATATTCAACACATTGAAGCATCCCACCAACAGTTTTTATCCAAAATGAAACAGGAAGACCCCGATTTTTTTAAAAAGCTTGGGGAAGGGCAGGAACCTTCTTTTTTTGTTCTGTCTTGCTGTGATTCTCGAACATGTCCATCCACCATTACAGGTATGCCACTAGGAACGATGTTTACTCATCGAAATATTGCCAATCAAGTTGTGGAAGAAGATGACAGTTTACGAGCCAGCCTTCATTTTTCTCTTGATGTTTTGAAAGTGGATTATCTTTTGATTATTGGTCATACAAACTGTGGTGGCATCCTCGCTGCAAGCACAGGAGTGCATCATGAAGCGATGAATAATTGGCTCGATCATGTCAAAAAAAGTATTGATAGCTTTGATAAAACGAACTTATCTCCAACACTAGAGGACCTTGAAAGACATAATGTTAAACAGCAAATCATTGATTTGAAAAACCATCCTGTATACAAAAAAGTAGGGCGGGGCATTCCAGTAGTAGGTATGTTATTTCATTTAGAATCAGGCGAGCTAGAATGGATTAATGATAATTAATTGATAAAAGTGGACAGGGCTCTCTCATAAGTGACTTCTTATGAGAGAGCCCTGTATTAGTTGTTAGACAACTGGAGGAGTAACGAAGATGTTAAAGAGGTCATGAGTGCGCCGTTAAATTGTTCATGACCGGGATGCGTAATTTATCACAGATAAGATGCAATAGTAACTGTGCTTGTTAACGTTGATTTAATGTTTGAATGCGTTGCATCATAACTAAAGAACGCCCTGTCCCGATGGCGACGGATTCTAATGGACTTGGTGCGATATGCACAGGGACAACAATTTCATTAGATAACCAATCTTCCATACCATTTAATAACGCGCCGCCCCCTGTTAAAATAACGCCACGGTCGACGATATCACCACTTAACTCAGGTGGACAGTCTTCTAACGTCGCTCTAATTGTTTCTAAAACGGATAAGAGCGATTCTTTAAGCGCTTCTTGTATTTCATATGAGGAGATATCAATTGTTTTTGGGAGACCGCTTACAAGGTCTCGTCCTCGAATAGCCATCGTACGTTCTTCGTGTTCGACAAGCGCAAATCCAATCTCCATTTTAATATTCTCTGCCGTTCTAGGCCCGATCATCAAATTGTACTTTTTCCGAACAAATTGCACGATATCATCATCAAGTTGGTCGCCTCCTGTTCTAATAGAATGACAGGAGACCACACCGCCGAAGGAAATGATGGCAACTTCAGTCGTACCACCGCCGATATCAACGATCACGTTTGCAATCGGCTCTTCCACAGGGAGGTCAGCCCCTATTGCAGCGGCAACAGGTTCTTCTATTAGTTGAACATCTTTAGCACCGCATTGTTTAACAGCATCAGAGATCGCTCTTCTTTCAACAGATGTGGACCCTGAAGGCGTACAAACGACTACATTAGGTTTTCGAAGAGGTGTTCCCAGCTTTTTAGATACTTTTTTCATAATATGTTTAAGCATATCGGTCGTGACTTGATAGTCAGCAATGACGCCATCTTTTAATGGACGAATAGCCACGATATTTTCCGGTGTTTTACCTACCATCCGTTTTGCTTCTTCTCCTACAGCAAGAACCGCGTTCGTATGTAAGTCAATAGCTACCACGGACGGTTCGTTAATGATCATTCCTTTATTTTTTGTATAAACAAGTAAATTGGCAGTTCCTAAATCAATGCCGATTTGGGTTGTTGAAAACATCCTACATTCCTCCAGTATCACGTTTGGTGTTACTACATAATCATTCTTCATACATAATCGTTTTATAGGGGTCTTTAGTAAGATAAATGTTGAAAATGTGTGGGATTCGAGGAGATTTCCCGGGAAATATAGCAAACGACTGTGAAGATTGTCATATAATTGTT
The genomic region above belongs to Bacillus sp. A301a_S52 and contains:
- a CDS encoding carbonate dehydratase is translated as MDIQHIEASHQQFLSKMKQEDPDFFKKLGEGQEPSFFVLSCCDSRTCPSTITGMPLGTMFTHRNIANQVVEEDDSLRASLHFSLDVLKVDYLLIIGHTNCGGILAASTGVHHEAMNNWLDHVKKSIDSFDKTNLSPTLEDLERHNVKQQIIDLKNHPVYKKVGRGIPVVGMLFHLESGELEWINDN
- a CDS encoding YafY family transcriptional regulator, producing the protein MSKSRRLIELMMTINTKKKFTVGELANEFNVSKRTILRDLQELSEAGLPLYSEVGANGGYQILKERTLPPISFSENEAVAMFFAYQSLQYYSSLPFETESISALKKFYQNLPNDLKQKINELKNRITFWTPSKDLPVPYLSELLEHALEQNVLSINYDSKERNTQRDIQPIGIYSMNGLWYCPAYCYKTKEVRLFRVDRIKNLSNAVDIKPKKNISKHTIHQYLNSFDEHDNTLPFVVKLNRRGVKRCESDFWLSKLLFVHSDGTGTIDSKINDDFISWAADFFLSCGTDASVEQPEALVLEIKDKILNLMNHYKN
- the mreB gene encoding rod shape-determining protein MreB, translated to MFSTTQIGIDLGTANLLVYTKNKGMIINEPSVVAIDLHTNAVLAVGEEAKRMVGKTPENIVAIRPLKDGVIADYQVTTDMLKHIMKKVSKKLGTPLRKPNVVVCTPSGSTSVERRAISDAVKQCGAKDVQLIEEPVAAAIGADLPVEEPIANVIVDIGGGTTEVAIISFGGVVSCHSIRTGGDQLDDDIVQFVRKKYNLMIGPRTAENIKMEIGFALVEHEERTMAIRGRDLVSGLPKTIDISSYEIQEALKESLLSVLETIRATLEDCPPELSGDIVDRGVILTGGGALLNGMEDWLSNEIVVPVHIAPSPLESVAIGTGRSLVMMQRIQTLNQR
- a CDS encoding diacylglycerol kinase family lipid kinase; the encoded protein is MLKKALLLCNDKAGQGDVQKNIGIVAGILTEKVNDLTIRKGKKKGDLEEMCRKLDSEIELLIIMGGDGTVHECVNGLNELTVPPLIAIIPTGTCNDFARALNLPLTVAEAAIVAINGQKQNIDTGRVNDRTFTNFAGTGLIVDTSENINEETKALTGPLSYLISAVKTASESRSFHYEIVIDGETMNGEAVLIAVVNGRFIGTYELPFHNLSVQDGRLNVFLVKEGGLAVFKEWIQRKAFDALPDETTVIAKTAKTITLKTTETEKVDTDGDVYLQTPIEISIGRPFTFMTDATSL
- a CDS encoding lmo0937 family membrane protein, encoding MLWTIISILILFWLVGLVLDLVGGLIHLILVVALIVFIVKMIRGRG
- a CDS encoding DNA alkylation repair protein, whose translation is MAEALKDMYNESFFTQFCTIVKQEYHEFDSDLFLNLIFDDDWENKELKQRIRHISHALSTTLPPSYPEAIKVLTKISSDCIGFEYLFFPDFIEKYGLMDWDVSITALKQFTSSSSSEFAVRPFIEHDPQKMMPILEQWAQDKDHHVRRLASEGCRPRLPWAKPLKIFKHDPTAILPILTLLKSDESDYVRKSVANNLNDISKDHPDLVKKIFLEWKGQHPHTDWIIKHGARTLLKKADPEVLSIFGFDPEANVQINDLSVSLYHLAIGDTFTFQFKLINHSLHSHKLRVEYAIDFVKANGKVSRKIFKMTENTYKSGEVTFLRNHSFKDLSTRKHYEGEHRLSIVINGKEMAETFFQLNSH